In the genome of Populus alba chromosome 11, ASM523922v2, whole genome shotgun sequence, one region contains:
- the LOC118051811 gene encoding L-galactose dehydrogenase, which translates to MASPPRPNLELRPLGNTGLKLSCVGFGASPLGSVFGPVSEHDAISSVREAFDLGINFFDTSPYYGGTLSEKMLGKGLKALGVPRNEYIVSTKCGRYVEGFDFSAERVTKSIDESLARLQLDYVDILQCHDIEFGSLDQIANETIPALQKLKEAGKIRFIGITGLPLSVFTYVLDRVPPGTVDVILSYCHYSVNDSTLVDLLPYLKSKGVGVISASPLAMGLLTENGPPEWHPASAELKSACQAAAAFCKAKGKNISKLAMQYSLANKDISSVLVGMNSVRQVRENVYAATELATFGKDQETLSEVEAILSPVKNQTWPSGIQES; encoded by the exons ATGGCATCTCCTCCACGCCCAAACCTTGAGCTCCGACCCTTAGGAAACACGGGTCTCAAACTTAGCTGCGTCGGTTTTGGAGCTTCCCCCCTTGGCAGTGTCTTCGGCCCTGTCTCTGAACACGACGCCATCTCCTCTGTCCGCGAAGCCTTCGACCTTGGCATCAATTTCTTTGACACTTCTCC GTATTATGGAGGGACATTGTCAGAGAAGATGCTTGGTAAGGGACTTAAAGCTCTAGGAGTTCCGAGAAATGAATATATTGTGTCCACAAAGTGTGGGAGGTACGTGGAGGGCTTTGATTTTAGTGCTGAGAGAGTGACTAAGAGCATTGATGAGAGCTTGGCAAGATTGCAGTTGGATTATGTTGATATACTCCAATGCCATGATATTGAATTTGGGTCTCTTGATCag ATTGCGAATGAAACAATTCCTGCGCTACAGAAACTAAAGGAAGCAGGGAAGATTCGTTTTATCGGTATAACCGGGCTGCCATTAAGTGTATTTACATATGTTCTTGATCGAGTGCCACCAGGCACTGTTGATGTTATTCTGTCATATTGCCACTACAGTGTTAATGATTCTACATTGGTGGATTTATTGCCTTACTTGAAGAGCAAAGGTGTAGGTGTAATTAGTGCTTCTCCACTTGCAATGGGGTTACTTACAGAGAATGGTCCTCCAGAGTGGCATCCAGCTTCTGCTGAACTGAAA TCTGCATGTCAAGCTGCTGCTGCCTTCTGTAAAGCGAAGGGGAAGAATATTTCAAAGTTAGCAATGCAATACAGTTTGGCAAATAAAGATATATCCTCGGTGCTGGTTGGCATGAACTCTGTTAGACAG GTCAGGGAGAATGTTTATGCCGCTACGGAACTTGCTACATTTGGCAAGGATCAGGAAACTTTATCAGAAGTTGAAGCAATTCTGAGCCCTGTGAAGAATCAGACTTGGCCTAGTGGAATCCAAGAGAGCTGA